A single window of Maylandia zebra isolate NMK-2024a linkage group LG2, Mzebra_GT3a, whole genome shotgun sequence DNA harbors:
- the LOC143413571 gene encoding uncharacterized protein LOC143413571 yields the protein MSSTQKDQHGARSQRSQEADKPHRRKGEKKHTCDECGKGFTVRASLKQHQVIHTGERPFSCDLCGKSFSLKGYLKQHQLIHSGVKAYSCDQCGRAFTRSSHLQSHLVTHSGIKPYSCDICGKTFSQRGSRNKHLRIHTRHDVYCCEQCGKQFITHTHLQRHMFTHTEERPYQCDLCEKTFKTPRHLRRHQQIHTRKRLYKCSYCEKQSDTDGSSSQPCHHCGGGKDFHCDLCGKTFSRQAALKTHQRRHTGDKLKYCKECGRSFTTPSDLKKHELIHSGVKKHLCDQCGSSFTTAGELKSHKRVHTGEKPHKCRHCERSFSHSGNRNIHERTHMEGNYSCDQCDKSFRNLSSYSAHKRSHVTNKLFHCYQCAQTFTSLSALCKHQRDHSGLKSLPSLDHSESEDTERSSGFCVRLKKLEIRLHRVQIESFVLN from the exons atgagctcaacacagaag gaccaacatggagccagaagtcagcgctctcaggaggccgacaaacctcacagaagaaagggagagaaaaaacacacctgtgacgagtgtgggaagggttttactgtgagggcttcactaaaacagcatcaggtcatccacactggagagagaccgttcagctgtgacttgtgtggaaagtctttttccttgaagggttacctaaaacaacaccaactcatccacagtggagttaaagcgtacagctgtgatcagtgtggcagagcttttactcgcagtagccacttacagagtcatctagttacccactctggaattaagccatacagctgtgacatctgtggaaaaactttcagccagagagggagccgaaataaacacctacgcattcacaccagacatgatgtgtactgctgtgaacagtgtggcaaacagtttataactcacacacacttacaacgacacatgtttacccacactgaggagagaccttatcaatgtgacctgtgtgagaagacttttaaaactccacgtcacctgagacgacaccaacagatccacaccagaaagagactctacaagtgcagctactgtgag aagcagagcgacacagatggatccagttctcaaccctgtcatcactgtggtggtgggaaagactttcattgtgacctctgtggaaaaactttcagtcggcaAGCTGCCCTTAAaacacatcaacgtagacacactggagacaaactgaaatactgcaaagaatgtgggagaagcttcaccacaccaagtgatttaaaaaaacatgaactgattcacagtggggttaaaaagcacctctgtgatcagtgtgggtcatccttcaccactgcaggcgagcttaaatcacacaaacgagtccacacaggggagaaaccacacaagtgcagacactgtgagagaagcttctcacattcaggtaatcgtaacattcatgaacgtacacacatggaaggaaactacagctgtgaccagtgtgacaagagcttcaggaatctcagttcatactctgcacacaaacgatcccacgttactaataaactgtttcactgttaccaatgtgcccaaacattcacctcattgtctgctctgtgcaaacatcagcgtgatcactcagggctgaaatcactcccatcactggatcacagtgaatctgaagacacagaaagatcctctggtttctgtgtcagactcaaaaagcttgagatcaggctccacagagttcagatagaatcatttgtgttgaactga